A genomic region of Coraliomargarita sinensis contains the following coding sequences:
- the ccoG gene encoding cytochrome c oxidase accessory protein CcoG: MKPSRPSKETPTTINQDGSRFFIHPADVTGFFTRWRRVFALLLIGVYVLLPWIPIGGHPAIFLDVINRRFHLFGLTFAAQDLWMAFFFITGLGFSLFFVTALFGRIWCGWACPQTVFLEHVYRRIERWIDGDATARRKLDAAPWNGAKIGKRLLKNGIFLFISAAIAHLFLAYFISIPQLYSWMTNSPTEHWGAFVFMAVATLLIFGNFAWFREQLCLIICPYGRLQSALIDDDSLIIGYDEGRGEPRGPAKQEGFGDCINCYRCVQVCPTGIDIRQGLQMECIGCANCIDACDNIMSKLNRPKGLIRYDSQAGLAGQKRKFIRPRIFIYAALMLAGATAFTLSAMQLRSANMNVVRMTGRPYYVTEEVVRNQYMVRVINKMNEPRTFELRSSAEGQTYTMEGNEEGIIVPPLGEEVRPVIISIARKNYLGRFPLEFTLISPEGENILSREAEFLGPKPELLKEL, translated from the coding sequence ATGAAGCCCTCCCGCCCATCAAAAGAAACCCCCACCACCATCAACCAGGATGGCTCGCGTTTCTTTATCCACCCGGCGGATGTCACCGGTTTCTTCACGCGCTGGCGGCGGGTCTTCGCGCTTTTACTGATCGGGGTTTACGTCCTGCTTCCCTGGATTCCGATCGGGGGCCACCCGGCAATCTTTCTCGATGTCATTAACCGCCGCTTCCATTTGTTCGGCCTGACTTTTGCGGCCCAGGACCTTTGGATGGCTTTCTTTTTCATCACCGGGCTGGGCTTTTCCCTCTTTTTTGTCACGGCCCTCTTCGGGCGAATCTGGTGTGGCTGGGCCTGCCCGCAGACCGTCTTTCTCGAACACGTCTACCGACGCATCGAGCGCTGGATCGACGGCGATGCCACCGCCCGTCGCAAGCTCGACGCCGCACCCTGGAATGGCGCCAAAATCGGCAAGCGTCTGCTCAAAAACGGCATCTTTCTTTTTATCTCGGCAGCCATCGCCCACCTCTTTCTCGCCTATTTTATTTCGATCCCGCAGCTCTACAGCTGGATGACAAACAGCCCGACCGAGCATTGGGGCGCCTTCGTTTTCATGGCGGTGGCCACGCTCTTGATCTTCGGCAACTTCGCCTGGTTCCGCGAACAGCTCTGCCTGATCATCTGTCCGTACGGTCGATTACAATCGGCCCTGATCGACGACGACTCCCTTATCATTGGCTACGATGAAGGGCGTGGTGAGCCAAGGGGCCCCGCAAAACAGGAAGGCTTCGGCGACTGCATCAACTGTTACCGCTGTGTGCAGGTCTGCCCCACCGGGATCGACATCCGCCAAGGACTACAGATGGAGTGTATCGGCTGCGCCAACTGCATCGATGCCTGCGACAACATCATGTCGAAACTAAATCGCCCGAAGGGCCTGATTCGCTACGACTCGCAGGCGGGGCTCGCCGGACAAAAGCGTAAATTCATCCGCCCGCGAATCTTCATATACGCCGCCCTTATGCTGGCGGGGGCCACCGCCTTTACCTTGTCCGCCATGCAGCTGCGCAGTGCCAATATGAATGTCGTCCGCATGACCGGTCGCCCCTATTACGTGACGGAAGAGGTCGTGCGCAATCAATACATGGTGCGGGTGATCAACAAGATGAATGAACCGCGCACCTTCGAACTAAGAAGCAGCGCCGAAGGCCAGACTTACACCATGGAAGGCAACGAGGAGGGTATTATCGTGCCTCCGCTCGGCGAAGAAGTCAGGCCCGTCATCATCAGTATTGCGCGTAAAAACTATCTTGGCCGCTTCCCCCTCGAGTTCACCCTGATCAGCCCGGAGGGTGAAAACATACTCAGCCGCGAGGCTGAATTTCTCGGCCCGAAGCCCGAACTGCTGAAAGAGCTATGA
- a CDS encoding c-type cytochrome, which yields MKHGLEHDTPEDVTEEDLPEGVILRDHVVDGIREYDQRLPMWWLIILFGVIGFSIIYWIVLDDRRFEGGTHPALEAKLEKVATARLANSIDVTNDGLFFEMATNSSFVQAGQATFEANCIACHGKNLEGGIGFNLVDDEWVHGAKPSEIYVSVANGFPEKGMQPWETLLGQKRIAEVVAYVLSKNPELLP from the coding sequence ATGAAACACGGACTCGAACACGATACACCCGAAGACGTCACTGAAGAGGATCTTCCGGAAGGCGTCATCCTCCGCGATCATGTGGTCGACGGTATCCGCGAATACGACCAGCGCCTGCCCATGTGGTGGCTCATTATCCTGTTCGGGGTCATCGGCTTCTCCATCATCTATTGGATCGTGCTCGACGACCGCCGCTTTGAAGGAGGCACTCATCCGGCACTTGAGGCCAAGCTCGAGAAAGTTGCCACCGCACGGCTGGCCAATTCGATCGATGTGACCAATGACGGGCTCTTTTTCGAAATGGCGACCAATTCCAGCTTCGTTCAAGCGGGCCAGGCCACCTTCGAAGCCAACTGCATCGCCTGCCACGGTAAAAACCTTGAAGGCGGTATCGGCTTCAATCTGGTGGACGACGAATGGGTACACGGTGCCAAGCCGTCCGAAATCTATGTCAGCGTAGCCAACGGTTTCCCTGAAAAAGGCATGCAGCCCTGGGAGACACTCCTTGGTCAGAAACGCATTGCCGAGGTCGTCGCTTACGTACTGAGCAAGAATCCGGAACTTCTACCTTAG
- the ccoN gene encoding cytochrome-c oxidase, cbb3-type subunit I, whose amino-acid sequence MNTNPTNNTTTIEFDDAIVRKFMIASIFWGLVGLGVGVLIATQLNYWQMNGKFLEWITFGWLKSEGVEFLTFGRLRPLHTNAAIFAFVGNMMFAGVYYSTQRLCRARMASDLLSKINFWGWQFIIVCAAISLPAGYTRGKEYAELIWPINILVAVIWLVFAANFFWTLAIRRERSLYVGLWFYIATIVTITLLYVVNHLSIPTSFTHSYPIFGGVQDALVQWWYGHNAVAFFLTTPMLGIMYYFVPKSVNRPVYSYRLSIIHFWSLVFIYIWAGPHHLLNTSLPEWLQSLGMIFSLMLWAPSWAGMLNGLLTLRGAWDKLLTDPVVKFFAAAVTFYGMATFEGPLLSIKSVNALSHYTDWTVGHVHSGTLGWNGFLAAGMFYWLAPRLWNTKLHSTAMANAHFWMGMVGILLYVASMWVSGITQGLMLNATTDNGTLLKYPDFLETLQAIKPVMLFRAIGGGLYLFGFGLMAYNIWKTARNGEPANGTIEVPQPEPEGSDEPRKLGIFAYLNAPVIYSLLIVFFVCLTIFGDGGLFLFGLLMTIFLVIAAMAHFEACKVQWTKWYERLLDHSFAFTVLTLIAAAIGGAIQIIPTVTVQRADNIEGRIQVPYTPLELAGRDIYVSEGCYNCHSQMIRTMVPEVLRYGDYSHLGEFVYDFPYQWGSKRTGPDLAREGGKRSDDWHFYHMLDPRSVSPGSNMPSYPWLFEKEIKVSQLPNKINAMRMLGVPYPIDLSEEDIQAQVDEQAETIVKGLAEKGAFTEPDREIVALIAYLQKLGAYREAGEKVDPAEAQQESELTSIN is encoded by the coding sequence ATGAATACGAATCCAACGAACAACACCACGACCATCGAATTCGATGACGCCATCGTTAGAAAGTTTATGATCGCCTCCATCTTTTGGGGGCTGGTCGGCCTGGGCGTCGGCGTCCTTATCGCCACCCAGCTCAACTACTGGCAAATGAACGGCAAGTTCCTCGAATGGATCACCTTCGGCTGGCTTAAAAGCGAGGGGGTCGAGTTCCTCACCTTCGGGCGTCTCCGGCCGCTCCATACCAACGCCGCCATTTTCGCCTTCGTGGGCAACATGATGTTTGCCGGGGTGTACTATTCGACCCAGCGACTTTGCCGTGCACGCATGGCTTCGGACCTGCTGAGTAAGATCAATTTCTGGGGCTGGCAGTTCATTATCGTCTGCGCAGCCATCTCCCTGCCCGCTGGCTACACCCGGGGCAAGGAATACGCCGAACTGATCTGGCCGATCAACATCCTGGTCGCCGTCATTTGGCTGGTCTTTGCGGCCAACTTCTTCTGGACGCTGGCCATCCGCCGCGAGCGCTCCCTTTACGTCGGCCTTTGGTTCTATATCGCGACGATCGTCACCATCACCCTGCTCTACGTGGTCAACCACCTGTCCATCCCGACTAGCTTCACCCACAGCTACCCGATCTTCGGCGGGGTGCAGGACGCGCTCGTACAATGGTGGTACGGGCACAACGCCGTCGCCTTCTTCCTGACCACGCCGATGCTCGGCATCATGTATTACTTCGTGCCGAAGTCGGTCAACCGGCCGGTTTATTCCTACCGGCTGTCGATCATTCACTTCTGGTCGCTCGTCTTCATTTACATTTGGGCCGGCCCGCATCACCTGCTCAACACCTCCCTGCCCGAATGGCTGCAATCCCTCGGCATGATCTTCTCGCTCATGCTTTGGGCCCCTTCCTGGGCCGGCATGCTCAACGGCCTGCTTACCCTGCGCGGTGCATGGGACAAGTTACTGACCGATCCTGTGGTCAAGTTCTTCGCTGCCGCCGTCACCTTCTACGGGATGGCGACCTTCGAAGGCCCGCTCCTTTCCATCAAATCCGTGAATGCCCTCTCCCACTACACCGACTGGACGGTGGGGCACGTGCACAGCGGCACCCTCGGCTGGAACGGCTTCCTCGCGGCCGGCATGTTCTACTGGCTGGCCCCGCGGCTCTGGAATACGAAGCTTCACTCGACCGCAATGGCCAACGCCCACTTCTGGATGGGCATGGTCGGGATTCTTCTCTACGTCGCCTCCATGTGGGTCTCCGGCATCACCCAGGGGCTGATGCTCAACGCCACCACCGACAACGGCACACTTCTGAAATACCCAGACTTTCTCGAAACCCTGCAGGCCATCAAACCGGTCATGCTCTTCCGCGCCATCGGGGGCGGGCTTTATCTCTTCGGCTTCGGCTTGATGGCCTACAATATCTGGAAGACCGCCCGTAACGGAGAACCGGCCAACGGCACCATCGAAGTGCCGCAACCCGAGCCCGAGGGTTCCGATGAGCCGCGCAAGCTGGGTATCTTCGCCTACCTGAACGCACCGGTCATCTACTCCCTGCTCATCGTCTTCTTCGTCTGCCTGACCATATTCGGCGACGGCGGACTCTTTCTCTTCGGGCTGTTGATGACGATCTTCCTCGTCATCGCCGCCATGGCCCACTTTGAAGCCTGCAAAGTACAATGGACAAAATGGTACGAGAGACTGCTCGACCATAGCTTTGCCTTCACCGTGCTGACGCTCATCGCCGCTGCCATCGGGGGTGCGATCCAGATCATACCCACCGTCACCGTGCAGCGTGCCGATAACATTGAGGGCCGTATCCAGGTCCCTTACACTCCCCTGGAGCTGGCCGGTCGCGATATCTACGTCAGCGAGGGCTGCTACAACTGCCACTCGCAAATGATCCGAACCATGGTCCCGGAGGTACTGCGCTACGGCGACTACTCCCATCTTGGGGAATTCGTCTACGACTTCCCCTACCAGTGGGGCTCGAAGCGCACCGGCCCGGACCTCGCCCGCGAGGGCGGTAAGCGTTCCGACGACTGGCATTTCTATCACATGCTGGATCCGCGCAGCGTTTCCCCGGGCTCAAATATGCCCAGCTACCCCTGGCTCTTCGAAAAAGAGATCAAGGTCAGCCAGCTGCCAAATAAGATCAACGCCATGCGGATGCTCGGTGTCCCTTACCCGATCGACCTGTCCGAAGAAGACATTCAAGCCCAGGTGGATGAACAGGCCGAGACGATCGTGAAAGGCCTGGCCGAAAAAGGCGCCTTCACCGAACCCGACAGGGAAATCGTCGCACTGATTGCCTACCTGCAAAAACTCGGCGCCTACCGGGAAGCCGGCGAAAAAGTTGATCCTGCCGAGGCCCAGCAAGAATCCGAACTGACATCGATTAATTAA
- a CDS encoding PocR ligand-binding domain-containing protein — protein sequence MAFDTCSSPNQADVRERAASRSQSVVEKLSSSQLYKDYEKAFRGATGLPLAIRPARAYTNALRKTEEENPFCALMAQTNEGCANCLKMQQALEEKAGLEPKSLHCFAGLCDSAVPIRVGDELIAFLQTGQILLHQPNEEEFSRTTKQLLAWGADVNLKALEEAYFQTKVFDSEQYNAMLRLLATFAEHLATISNSIEPEAGESEPALVGNAKRYIQERFQEKISLDEAARAVNASTRHFCKVFKQATGLTFTDYLARIRVEKAKNLLQNPHLRVSEIAFETGFDSISQFNRSFKRITGLAPTQFRSEFC from the coding sequence ATGGCATTCGATACTTGCTCCAGTCCAAACCAAGCCGATGTGCGAGAGCGTGCGGCGAGTCGGAGCCAGTCCGTAGTGGAGAAACTTTCCAGCTCCCAGCTTTATAAAGACTATGAAAAGGCCTTTCGCGGGGCCACTGGCCTGCCCTTGGCGATTCGACCAGCTAGAGCTTATACCAACGCCCTGCGCAAGACGGAGGAGGAAAACCCTTTCTGCGCTTTGATGGCGCAAACGAACGAGGGCTGTGCGAATTGCCTGAAGATGCAGCAGGCGCTTGAGGAAAAGGCCGGCCTCGAGCCCAAGTCCCTGCATTGCTTCGCCGGTCTCTGTGACAGTGCGGTCCCGATTCGAGTGGGTGACGAACTGATCGCTTTTTTACAAACCGGCCAGATTCTCCTGCACCAGCCGAACGAAGAGGAATTTTCCCGCACCACGAAACAGTTGCTCGCCTGGGGCGCGGACGTGAACCTCAAGGCGCTCGAAGAAGCCTATTTCCAGACGAAAGTCTTCGATTCCGAGCAATATAATGCCATGCTCCGCCTGCTTGCCACCTTCGCTGAGCACTTGGCTACCATCAGCAATAGTATCGAGCCGGAGGCCGGTGAGTCGGAGCCCGCACTGGTCGGCAATGCCAAACGCTACATTCAGGAGCGCTTCCAGGAAAAGATCTCACTCGACGAGGCCGCACGGGCCGTCAACGCCAGTACGCGGCACTTCTGCAAGGTCTTTAAACAAGCCACGGGACTAACCTTTACGGATTATCTCGCCCGCATTCGGGTAGAGAAGGCCAAGAACCTTCTGCAGAATCCGCATCTGCGCGTGAGTGAAATCGCTTTCGAAACCGGCTTTGATTCCATTTCGCAGTTCAATCGCTCCTTCAAGCGGATCACCGGGTTGGCCCCCACCCAGTTCCGCAGCGAGTTCTGCTAG
- the rpsT gene encoding 30S ribosomal protein S20: MANTKSALKYVRKTEGRTLRNRQVKSRLKTLSKKVEAAAASGDKDALATASRQYISALDKAGKTGLVHANKIARQKARCAALAAA, encoded by the coding sequence ATGGCAAATACCAAATCAGCACTCAAATACGTCCGTAAGACCGAAGGCCGCACCCTGCGCAACCGTCAGGTCAAAAGCCGCTTGAAGACCCTTTCCAAGAAGGTCGAGGCTGCCGCCGCATCCGGTGACAAGGACGCCTTGGCCACGGCATCCCGCCAATATATCTCCGCCCTGGATAAGGCCGGTAAGACAGGCCTGGTGCACGCCAACAAGATTGCACGCCAGAAGGCGCGCTGTGCCGCCCTTGCGGCCGCATAA
- a CDS encoding pseudouridine synthase, with protein MLHPFVPPDSLVEPGALCIHLSIVPDKPKKKNAIGFPPPLLGEQPYRLDVLASAGDWLALEKPSGVGTRAHPWDETPDLDSALNQQLEAGKPELQRTGADVFGSVYYLDPEVSGVALFAKNRHGLADLRNRFGSGECRFTFRFVSARNEAAEGNFQADAPLLPHRVKPKMIPSTAKGKKCRTEFNRLVESDLGWVLWEAQVDFFRPHQVRAHAGTHGISVLGDSVYGGPEAPTVRQLQPRARRSDLDSAVFSGLAVHLLRAEFSSGNDAHLVESPLPKPFALLLKRLGLSA; from the coding sequence TTGCTTCACCCTTTTGTGCCCCCGGATTCGCTTGTCGAACCGGGGGCACTTTGTATCCATCTTTCCATAGTGCCCGACAAACCGAAAAAGAAAAATGCCATTGGCTTCCCGCCGCCCCTGCTGGGTGAGCAGCCGTATCGGCTGGATGTGCTGGCTTCGGCCGGGGATTGGCTGGCCCTGGAAAAACCGTCAGGTGTGGGTACGCGTGCCCACCCATGGGACGAGACGCCAGATCTCGATAGTGCCTTGAACCAGCAGCTTGAAGCGGGGAAGCCGGAATTGCAGCGCACCGGGGCCGACGTGTTTGGTTCGGTTTATTATCTGGATCCGGAAGTCAGTGGAGTGGCACTCTTTGCCAAAAACCGCCATGGCTTGGCTGACTTGCGTAATCGTTTCGGCTCGGGCGAGTGTCGATTCACCTTTCGTTTTGTGTCGGCCCGCAATGAAGCGGCGGAAGGTAATTTTCAGGCGGATGCCCCGCTTCTCCCGCACCGGGTGAAGCCGAAGATGATTCCTTCGACGGCCAAAGGCAAAAAGTGCCGCACCGAATTCAATCGTTTGGTCGAATCCGATCTCGGATGGGTGCTTTGGGAGGCGCAGGTCGATTTCTTCCGACCGCATCAGGTCCGCGCCCACGCCGGGACTCACGGAATTTCAGTGCTGGGTGATTCGGTTTACGGCGGTCCGGAAGCGCCCACGGTGCGCCAGCTTCAACCCCGCGCGCGACGGTCGGACTTGGATTCAGCGGTCTTTTCAGGGCTTGCCGTGCATCTCTTACGGGCTGAATTCTCGTCCGGCAATGACGCTCACCTGGTTGAATCGCCACTGCCAAAACCCTTCGCGCTCCTGTTGAAGCGGCTGGGGCTGAGCGCATAA
- the yajC gene encoding preprotein translocase subunit YajC: MTQIEFLTHLPLAQAAPPGGGLSQFLPIILLFVGMWFLIIAPQRKRQKAHDKMLSELKTGDEIVTSGGIYGTITNVKDDRLVVRIADNTKIELGKSFVANKIGADADK, from the coding sequence ATGACTCAAATTGAATTTCTCACGCATCTGCCGCTGGCACAAGCCGCGCCTCCGGGCGGCGGACTCAGCCAGTTTCTCCCTATTATTCTTCTCTTCGTCGGGATGTGGTTTCTTATCATCGCGCCGCAGCGCAAGCGCCAGAAGGCTCACGATAAGATGCTGTCTGAGCTGAAGACCGGCGACGAGATCGTCACCAGCGGGGGCATTTACGGCACCATTACCAATGTTAAGGACGACCGTCTCGTCGTGCGCATCGCTGACAACACCAAAATCGAGCTGGGCAAAAGCTTCGTGGCCAACAAAATCGGCGCCGACGCGGATAAGTAG
- the secD gene encoding protein translocase subunit SecD: MSGNILWKFLLTAIIIFWCAMSVTPLKDRPFEDYIVAQVTANQGEFTDLMEQAEARVEAEESPTLFIALRDLGVEQEIDYAKFFPQINVADIANQNKRNDILLKHILKTAQSQLSLGLDLKGGVGVTLKIDESSQAGLNQFEQEQQLKDAIEIMSERLDGMGVAEPVIRARGDDAIEIQLAGLSTKDNPEVIDAIKKPARLEFRAIHPDLVPDSRNDKAPVGYEVLAEEQQTRDGEAFEVFHFVKKIPEATGEIIEDARASQNPSGGFVVNLVMTSDGAKIFRQVTERMVDKPLAIVLDGKLYSAPNINEPLSKNAQITGNFSQREAIELANVLNNPLSVELRVDQMYEVGPTMAEGARESSVSAAQWGAALVVLFMILYYFLGGLVAVISALINVVIVLGVLASLGATLTLPGVAALVLTLGMGVDANILIFERIREELRSGKSIKNATANAFQKVTSTIVDANVTTLITATILVWLGTGPVKGFGITLAIGICASIFCALVVTRFLVDFLVYRLGVSKVLGLSLFPEKKIDFFKFRKPAFAASWLLVLAGVVSVVLHHDNILGKDFTGGDEMTVSYTERLDTGEIMKVVKDENLGDVTALYQSLIGQDREVLKIQTPFDQARPVLEVLQNAFPEAGLQESGINQIGASVSKSIQWNALFSVICALGGILLYVALRFEVGYGIGAVVATIHDVLMTIGIFVICGALGIFVSGQFTAPMLAAILMIVGYSINDTIVVFDRIREELELNPGSNLRNIINIAISRVFSRSLLTSITTLLAATSLYVFGAGIIIDFSFVFIVGILTGTFSSIFIASPVFYWWHKGDRRHVEERELTPKRYEWESQKEA; the protein is encoded by the coding sequence ATGTCCGGAAATATTCTTTGGAAATTCCTACTCACCGCCATCATCATTTTCTGGTGTGCGATGAGTGTCACCCCTCTCAAGGATCGACCTTTTGAGGATTACATTGTCGCGCAAGTTACCGCGAACCAGGGCGAGTTTACCGACCTCATGGAGCAGGCTGAAGCACGTGTGGAAGCCGAAGAGTCGCCAACACTGTTCATCGCCCTGCGCGACCTTGGCGTGGAGCAGGAGATCGACTACGCTAAATTCTTTCCGCAGATCAACGTCGCGGACATCGCGAACCAGAACAAGCGCAACGACATCCTGCTGAAGCATATACTCAAGACCGCGCAGAGCCAGTTGAGCCTCGGCCTCGACCTTAAGGGCGGTGTGGGTGTGACCCTTAAAATTGATGAATCGTCACAGGCCGGCCTGAACCAGTTCGAGCAGGAACAGCAGCTTAAGGATGCGATCGAGATCATGAGTGAACGTCTCGACGGGATGGGCGTGGCTGAGCCGGTCATCCGCGCACGTGGTGACGACGCGATTGAAATTCAGCTCGCCGGGCTTTCCACCAAGGACAACCCCGAAGTGATTGACGCGATCAAGAAGCCGGCCCGCCTTGAGTTCAGAGCGATCCACCCGGACCTTGTGCCCGATTCGCGTAACGACAAAGCGCCGGTTGGCTACGAAGTATTGGCCGAAGAGCAGCAGACGCGCGACGGTGAAGCCTTCGAAGTATTCCACTTTGTTAAGAAGATTCCTGAAGCCACCGGCGAAATTATTGAAGATGCCCGGGCTTCACAAAATCCGTCCGGTGGATTTGTGGTCAACCTGGTAATGACCAGTGACGGTGCGAAGATATTCCGCCAGGTCACGGAACGGATGGTCGATAAACCGCTGGCGATCGTTCTGGACGGAAAGCTCTATTCAGCACCCAATATTAATGAGCCTCTGAGTAAAAATGCCCAGATTACCGGTAACTTTTCCCAGCGTGAAGCAATCGAGTTGGCCAATGTTCTGAACAATCCGCTCTCCGTCGAATTGCGCGTCGACCAGATGTATGAAGTCGGGCCGACCATGGCGGAAGGGGCTCGTGAGAGCTCCGTGAGTGCGGCACAGTGGGGCGCCGCCCTCGTCGTGTTGTTCATGATTCTTTACTACTTCCTAGGAGGTCTTGTGGCTGTGATCTCGGCACTCATTAACGTGGTGATTGTGCTCGGGGTACTCGCCAGTCTCGGGGCGACCCTCACCTTGCCCGGTGTCGCCGCGCTCGTACTGACGCTCGGTATGGGGGTCGACGCCAATATTTTGATCTTCGAGCGTATCCGCGAAGAGCTGCGGTCCGGTAAGAGTATCAAGAATGCCACGGCAAACGCATTCCAAAAGGTGACATCCACAATTGTGGACGCGAACGTGACCACCTTGATTACAGCAACCATTCTGGTCTGGCTCGGTACCGGTCCGGTCAAGGGCTTCGGTATCACGCTGGCAATTGGTATCTGTGCCTCGATTTTCTGTGCACTTGTGGTGACACGTTTTCTCGTGGATTTTCTCGTTTATCGACTCGGGGTCTCGAAGGTGCTCGGCCTTTCGCTCTTCCCGGAGAAGAAAATTGATTTCTTTAAATTCCGTAAACCCGCCTTCGCGGCGTCATGGTTGCTCGTGCTTGCCGGTGTTGTCAGTGTAGTGCTGCATCACGACAATATTCTGGGCAAAGACTTTACCGGGGGTGATGAAATGACCGTCAGCTACACCGAGCGGCTGGATACCGGTGAGATCATGAAGGTCGTTAAGGATGAAAATCTCGGCGATGTGACCGCGCTTTACCAAAGTCTGATCGGACAGGACCGCGAAGTGCTTAAGATTCAGACTCCTTTCGATCAGGCGCGCCCTGTTCTAGAGGTCCTGCAAAACGCTTTCCCGGAAGCTGGATTGCAAGAGTCGGGCATCAACCAAATCGGTGCCTCGGTCTCAAAGAGCATTCAATGGAATGCGCTCTTCTCCGTGATCTGCGCGCTCGGCGGGATCCTTCTCTACGTTGCTCTGCGCTTCGAAGTGGGCTACGGTATCGGCGCGGTGGTCGCGACCATCCACGACGTGCTCATGACGATCGGTATTTTCGTGATCTGCGGGGCGCTTGGCATTTTTGTCAGTGGTCAATTTACGGCCCCCATGCTTGCCGCGATTCTAATGATCGTGGGTTATTCGATTAATGATACTATTGTGGTCTTCGACCGCATTCGCGAGGAACTTGAACTCAATCCGGGAAGCAATTTGCGCAATATTATCAACATTGCGATCAGTCGGGTCTTCTCCCGCTCCTTGCTGACGAGTATCACCACGCTTCTGGCAGCGACGTCACTCTACGTTTTCGGGGCCGGTATCATCATCGATTTCTCCTTTGTCTTTATCGTCGGTATCCTGACCGGTACTTTCTCCTCCATCTTTATCGCCAGCCCGGTCTTCTACTGGTGGCATAAAGGGGATCGCCGCCACGTGGAAGAGCGGGAACTCACACCGAAGCGCTACGAGTGGGAAAGCCAGAAGGAGGCCTAA